The following proteins are co-located in the candidate division KSB1 bacterium genome:
- a CDS encoding 5-carboxymethyl-2-hydroxymuconate Delta-isomerase has translation MPQLILQYTANIDQEISFQDLFVKLHNILADIGGIKIDNCKSRAFKLDNYYIGRGETSNAFINLDIHFLEGRPQTLKKEIGSQILEALKEIYSQSISELNLQITVEIKDIERDVYFKYPPGSLK, from the coding sequence ATGCCGCAATTAATACTTCAATATACAGCGAATATAGACCAGGAGATTAGCTTTCAAGATCTTTTTGTAAAATTACATAATATTCTGGCCGACATTGGTGGCATAAAAATAGACAATTGTAAAAGCAGAGCCTTCAAACTGGATAACTATTATATTGGTCGTGGGGAAACTTCAAATGCATTTATTAACCTGGATATTCACTTTTTGGAGGGACGACCGCAGACCTTAAAAAAAGAGATCGGTAGTCAAATTCTTGAAGCTTTAAAAGAGATTTATAGCCAATCCATATCCGAGCTCAATCTTCAAATCACAGTAGAAATAAAAGATATCGAACGAGACGTTTATTTTAAATATCCGCCTGGAAGTTTAAAATGA
- a CDS encoding cupin domain-containing protein produces MSKQSEVNFYRWDDMPLEKVTDQIDRRLVTGNRIMVAQVYLKKGSIVPTHSHENEQITYIMDGALHFWIGEDESEEIVVRSGEVLHLPSNVVHKAQALEDTFDVDVFSPPRQDWLDGTDSYFHDKATGL; encoded by the coding sequence ATGAGTAAACAATCTGAAGTGAACTTTTATCGCTGGGATGATATGCCATTGGAGAAAGTTACAGATCAAATCGACCGGCGTTTGGTTACGGGTAACCGCATCATGGTAGCCCAGGTCTATCTTAAAAAAGGTAGCATTGTGCCCACACACTCCCATGAGAATGAGCAGATCACCTATATCATGGATGGCGCACTTCACTTTTGGATCGGCGAGGATGAATCAGAGGAGATTGTCGTTCGATCTGGTGAAGTCTTACATCTTCCTTCGAATGTGGTACACAAAGCACAAGCCCTGGAAGATACATTTGATGTAGATGTTTTTAGCCCGCCTCGACAGGATTGGCTTGACGGCACAGATAGCTATTTTCACGATAAAGCAACAGGGTTATAG